A part of Candidatus Electrothrix aestuarii genomic DNA contains:
- a CDS encoding glycosyltransferase family 4 protein, translating to MKPLDLLHLCYLWCMTYPRERQRWLCADEQRKNGSVRVFYGYEQVPGPDQKVFGGMVKLQDLQGTFANHVDQPNILYLISSALPYFPVRMAQMAKRAGVKLVLNQNGVAYPGWHGPGWEKTNQPMQELTALADYILYQSEFCKLAAETFLGEYSGSSEVLYNAVDTDQFISGPKKEQNEIVLLLAGSHWSQYRPFLAIEALQKVLFLDKRVRLRIAGRFCWEQDTSLAEKQVREFARHAGVDDFVEYTGSYSQHEAVSLLQSADILLHTKYNDPCPRLVLEAMSCGLPIVYSATGGVPELVGNEAGVGVPGPLDWQKDHPPTSDALAEAVVQVLAGLPDYAVAARKRAVHLFDRKNWIERHREIFTACLDSFARDQH from the coding sequence ATGAAACCACTTGATCTTCTTCACCTTTGTTATCTCTGGTGCATGACCTATCCGAGGGAGCGTCAGCGTTGGTTATGTGCAGACGAGCAAAGAAAAAATGGATCGGTTCGAGTCTTTTATGGCTACGAGCAAGTGCCAGGACCAGATCAAAAGGTATTTGGTGGTATGGTCAAATTGCAGGATCTGCAAGGTACCTTTGCAAATCATGTCGACCAACCCAATATCCTGTATCTAATCAGCAGTGCACTCCCTTATTTTCCTGTGCGTATGGCTCAGATGGCCAAGCGGGCAGGGGTGAAACTGGTGCTGAACCAGAACGGTGTTGCCTATCCTGGGTGGCATGGTCCTGGTTGGGAAAAGACCAATCAGCCTATGCAGGAGCTCACCGCCCTTGCGGATTATATTTTGTATCAGAGTGAGTTTTGTAAATTGGCAGCCGAAACTTTCCTGGGAGAGTATTCGGGATCTTCGGAGGTTCTTTATAATGCGGTTGATACCGATCAATTCATTTCTGGTCCGAAAAAAGAACAAAATGAGATCGTCCTGTTGCTTGCTGGTAGCCACTGGAGCCAGTATCGGCCCTTTTTAGCCATTGAAGCACTTCAGAAAGTTCTCTTCTTGGATAAACGGGTCAGATTACGTATCGCTGGACGATTTTGCTGGGAACAAGATACTAGTCTTGCAGAGAAGCAGGTACGGGAATTTGCGCGTCATGCCGGGGTGGATGATTTTGTAGAATATACAGGTTCCTATAGTCAGCATGAAGCGGTGTCTTTATTGCAGAGCGCAGATATCCTTTTGCATACGAAATATAATGATCCCTGCCCTCGTTTGGTGCTTGAGGCCATGTCCTGCGGGCTTCCTATCGTTTATTCTGCGACCGGGGGAGTTCCAGAGTTGGTTGGTAATGAGGCTGGGGTCGGCGTACCAGGCCCTTTGGACTGGCAAAAAGATCATCCGCCAACAAGTGATGCTTTGGCGGAGGCCGTTGTACAGGTACTTGCGGGTTTACCTGATTATGCCGTGGCTGCCCGAAAGCGCGCTGTCCACCTTTTTGATCGAAAGAATTGGATTGAGCGACATAGGGAAATTTTTACTGCATGCCTTGACTCTTTCGCCCGAGATCAGCACTGA